The sequence CTCGATGATCCCGTAGCGCTGCGGGTCATTGACGTGGTATGCAAACACCGTGGCACCCGTTGTGCTGAGTCGGTTCGGTGAGACTAGTTCTTCCATCCCATGGCCGTAGAATATATTATCGCCGAGGATGAGTGCGGAACAACCCCCAGTGACAAAGTCGGCTCCAATGAGGTATGCTTGCGCCAGACCGCCGGGGTTCGGCTGAATTGCGTAACGGAACTGCATCCCCCATTGAGAACCATCATTGAGCAAGCGCTGAAATTGCGGCAGATCGCGTGGGGTCGAGATAACTAGCACCTCCCGGATACCGGCGAGCATGAGTATGCTCAACGGATAGTAGATCATCGGTTTATCATAAACGGGCACAAGCTGCTTTGATGTAGCCAGCGTGAGCGGATGCAACCGCGTGCCACTGCCACCGGCAAGGATGATGCCTTTCATCGAAAAGGGTATTGTTAGGTTTCGGAGTTCCTGACAGCCATTCCACTCATCACTTCCCCTGAGGATACGCAAACTCACGGAAGTCGAGTTAACCGCCCGCGGGAGCCGCGTCTCCATGGAGTGAGCGGAGGAGGGGGTCTGGCATTGATAATATCGGACGTCCAGCCTGCCTTGACGATACTGGTGGTCCGCATAAAACCATCCACAATTGCCTCATGAACTCCCGGGCTGCTCCGCACATTCATCACCGCTAAAGAGGTCTGGCAAATCGCGCAAGCGCGGAAGCTGCTGATCTTTAGCGGACAAGATGACTGAATGGGCTTCAAAGGGCCAGGGTATCTTAAGGTCAGGATCGTTCCAGAGAACACCTGCTTCATGGCTCGGGTTATAATAGTCGGTAACTTTATAAAGAACCTCGGTTTGGTCTTCGAGCGTGCAAAAGCCGTGAAGAAAACCTGGCGGAATCCAAAGCTGCGCTCCTGACTCAGCATCGAGCGTGAGGGCAACATGCCGCGCATAAGTCGCAGAAGGTTTTCGGACGTCAACCACCACGTCGAAAATTGAACCCCGTACGACGCGGACCAACTTGCCTTGCGTGCGAGGCGGCCTCTGGAGGTGCAGACCATGCAGCGTGCCTGTTCTCATCGACACAGAACGGTTATCCTGAACGAATGCGACGTCCCGGATCTTTTCGCGAAACAGCCGATCATTCCAGGTTTCCTGGAAGAATCCTCGGGCATCGCTGAATCGCGTTGGCACGATGAGCCTCACACCCGGGATACCAAGGTCAGAGATATTCATCCGATCGTTTTCCGCGTTCCCGTGTGCCGCCCTCGGCCGTCATCCGGACGAAGGCGCGGGAGCCCCACGCAGACGTCAGGTGGCGCCGGATGCGCAGGATGCTGGCGTCCCGGTCGAAGAAACGCCCCTTGCAAGGACCTTGTGCTGAAGGGAGCTCCGCCATCGGTAGCCTTACTGCGGCTAGCCCGAGCGCTTCAAGATTTTGCATCGGAACCGTCCTGCAGGGGGTGGGCTGGCCCGGCTACGCCTCATTCAGCGGCAGCGAGCGCTTCCCGAGTCAGCCACACCGGCTCGCGCAGAGTCTGCTCTTGTAAATTCCGCCCTTCCCCACCCCGATCCACCACCACGAAATCGCTTACCATCTCCAGCGCGATGAGCGGGTGATGCCAGACGCCCTTCGCGTAGTTGACGCCCTGCCACCCCTGCGTGATGAACGCCCTTAACCCCTCCGGGTCAAGCCTGCCCTCCGGTGCAACGATCACGGCATACGGCCGTTTGCCTAAGGGAATAAAGGCCTGGCTGCCGAGCGGGTGCCGCTCCAGCATTTTCACCTCAAAGGGCAACGCGCGCGGCTGGCCACGAAAAACGCTGATCAACGGGCGGCCCCCCTGGTCGTACAGGTCGACGTTGGCAAGGTCATGGTAGCGTTCCGTGTTTCCTCCGTTAATGGGGAAATGCTGCGCCTCACTCAACTCG comes from Verrucomicrobiota bacterium and encodes:
- a CDS encoding ureidoglycolate lyase, whose product is MQVLTVQVLTRAAFAPFGDVIELSEAQHFPINGGNTERYHDLANVDLYDQGGRPLISVFRGQPRALPFEVKMLERHPLGSQAFIPLGKRPYAVIVAPEGRLDPEGLRAFITQGWQGVNYAKGVWHHPLIALEMVSDFVVVDRGGEGRNLQEQTLREPVWLTREALAAAE
- a CDS encoding NTP transferase domain-containing protein; this translates as MKGIILAGGSGTRLHPLTLATSKQLVPVYDKPMIYYPLSILMLAGIREVLVISTPRDLPQFQRLLNDGSQWGMQFRYAIQPNPGGLAQAYLIGADFVTGGCSALILGDNIFYGHGMEELVSPNRLSTTGATVFAYHVNDPQRYGIIE
- the rfbC gene encoding dTDP-4-dehydrorhamnose 3,5-epimerase: MNISDLGIPGVRLIVPTRFSDARGFFQETWNDRLFREKIRDVAFVQDNRSVSMRTGTLHGLHLQRPPRTQGKLVRVVRGSIFDVVVDVRKPSATYARHVALTLDAESGAQLWIPPGFLHGFCTLEDQTEVLYKVTDYYNPSHEAGVLWNDPDLKIPWPFEAHSVILSAKDQQLPRLRDLPDLFSGDECAEQPGSS